A single region of the Populus nigra chromosome 2, ddPopNigr1.1, whole genome shotgun sequence genome encodes:
- the LOC133681766 gene encoding receptor-like cytosolic serine/threonine-protein kinase RBK2 isoform X1: MEKKEDASSPVGVLEDYFKSEDSESCSSKDPTSDAEAAQKVSKHAFRWHGFVKLLRSRSKKSLATLHPLGVLKLSMRKSSSMRENIITNLFANSDSSNFKSPRINFTLSELQAATNNFSQENLIGKGGYAEVYKGCLQNGKIVAIKRLTRGTTDEIIGDFLSEMGIMAHVNHPNTAKLIGYGIEGGMHLVLELSPHGSLASVLYGSKERLTWHIRYKIALGTAHGLLYLHEGCQRRIIHRDIKAANILLTEDFEPQICDFGLAKWLPEHWTHHTVSKFEGTFGYLAPEYLMHGIVDEKTDVFAFGVLLLELVTGRRALDYSQQSLVLWAKPLLKNNEIGELVDPALVDDYNARQMNLVLLAASLCIQQSSIRRPHMIQVVQILNGNLSCLKCMKKIRLPFFRKAFLNEKLLGAEEYNSPKNRHVN, translated from the exons atggAGAAAAAGGAGGATGCAAGCTCTCCGGTTGGAGTTCTTGAAGACTACTTTAAGAGTGAAGACTCAGAGAGTTGTTCTTCAAAAGATCCCACATCGGATGCTGAGGCTGCGCAAAAGGTTTCAAAACATGCCTTCCGGTGGCATGGATTTGTCAAGTTGCTTAGAAGTAGATCGAAGAAATCTTTAGCAACATTGCATCCTCTCGGTGTCCTAAAGCTCTCTATGAGAAAGAGCAGTAGCATGAGAGAAAACATTATAACGAATCTCTTTGCGAATTCTGATTCGAGCAATTTTAAGTCTCCAAGGATCAACTTCACTCTCTCTGAGCTCCAAGCCGCGACAAACAATTTCAGCCAAG AAAATCTGATTGGAAAAGGCGGTTATGCTGAAGTTTACAAAGGGTGTTTGCAAAATGGGAAAATTGTTGCAATCAAGCGTTTAACACGAGGAACAACTGATGAGATTATCGGGGACTTTTTATCTGAGATGGGGATTATGGCCCATGTGAACCATCCCAATACAGCTAAATTGATTGGTTATGGAATTGAAGGAGGAATGCACCTTGTTCTTGAATTGTCTCCACATGGGAGCTTAGCTTCAGTTCTTTATG GTTCAAAAGAGAGATTGACATGGCATATCAGGTATAAGATTGCATTAGGGACAGCTCATGGTTTACTCTATCTTCACGAGGGTTGCCAGAGAAGAATAATACATAGAGATATTAAGGCTGCAAACATTTTGCTTACAGAGGACTTTGAGCCTCAG atttgtgATTTTGGTCTTGCAAAGTGGCTACCGGAGCATTGGACTCACCACACTGTTTCCAAATTTGAAGGCACATTCGG TTATCTTGCTCCGGAATACTTGATGCATGGAATAGTAGACGAGAAAACTGATGTTTTTGCCTTCGGTGTACTGCTGTTGGAACTAGTCACAGGACGGCGAGCTCTGGATTACTCGCAGCAAAGCCTTGTATTGTGG gcAAAACCGTTACTCAAGAACAATGAGATTGGAGAGCTAGTTGATCCTGCTCTTGTTGATGATTATAATGCTCGACAAATGAATCTTGTGCTCTTGGCTGCTTCTTTATGCATACAACAATCTTCGATACGGCGGCCTCACATGATTCAG GTTGTCCAGATTCTGAATGGTAACCTTAGCTGCTTGAAGTGTATGAAAAAAATCCGATTGCCATTTTTTCGAAAAGCTTTTCTTAATGAAAAACTCCTTGGTGCAGAGGAGTACAACTCGCCCAAGAACAGGCATGTCAATTGA
- the LOC133681766 gene encoding receptor-like cytosolic serine/threonine-protein kinase RBK2 isoform X2, giving the protein MEKKEDASSPVGVLEDYFKSEDSESCSSKDPTSDAEAAQKVSKHAFRWHGFVKLLRSRSKKSLATLHPLGVLKLSMRKSSSMRENIITNLFANSDSSNFKSPRINFTLSELQAATNNFSQENLIGKGGYAEVYKGCLQNGKIVAIKRLTRGTTDEIIGDFLSEMGIMAHVNHPNTAKLIGYGIEGGMHLVLELSPHGSLASVLYGSKERLTWHIRYKIALGTAHGLLYLHEGCQRRIIHRDIKAANILLTEDFEPQICDFGLAKWLPEHWTHHTVSKFEGTFGYLAPEYLMHGIVDEKTDVFAFGVLLLELVTGRRALDYSQQSLVLWAKPLLKNNEIGELVDPALVDDYNARQMNLVLLAASLCIQQSSIRRPHMIQRSTTRPRTGMSIDLTG; this is encoded by the exons atggAGAAAAAGGAGGATGCAAGCTCTCCGGTTGGAGTTCTTGAAGACTACTTTAAGAGTGAAGACTCAGAGAGTTGTTCTTCAAAAGATCCCACATCGGATGCTGAGGCTGCGCAAAAGGTTTCAAAACATGCCTTCCGGTGGCATGGATTTGTCAAGTTGCTTAGAAGTAGATCGAAGAAATCTTTAGCAACATTGCATCCTCTCGGTGTCCTAAAGCTCTCTATGAGAAAGAGCAGTAGCATGAGAGAAAACATTATAACGAATCTCTTTGCGAATTCTGATTCGAGCAATTTTAAGTCTCCAAGGATCAACTTCACTCTCTCTGAGCTCCAAGCCGCGACAAACAATTTCAGCCAAG AAAATCTGATTGGAAAAGGCGGTTATGCTGAAGTTTACAAAGGGTGTTTGCAAAATGGGAAAATTGTTGCAATCAAGCGTTTAACACGAGGAACAACTGATGAGATTATCGGGGACTTTTTATCTGAGATGGGGATTATGGCCCATGTGAACCATCCCAATACAGCTAAATTGATTGGTTATGGAATTGAAGGAGGAATGCACCTTGTTCTTGAATTGTCTCCACATGGGAGCTTAGCTTCAGTTCTTTATG GTTCAAAAGAGAGATTGACATGGCATATCAGGTATAAGATTGCATTAGGGACAGCTCATGGTTTACTCTATCTTCACGAGGGTTGCCAGAGAAGAATAATACATAGAGATATTAAGGCTGCAAACATTTTGCTTACAGAGGACTTTGAGCCTCAG atttgtgATTTTGGTCTTGCAAAGTGGCTACCGGAGCATTGGACTCACCACACTGTTTCCAAATTTGAAGGCACATTCGG TTATCTTGCTCCGGAATACTTGATGCATGGAATAGTAGACGAGAAAACTGATGTTTTTGCCTTCGGTGTACTGCTGTTGGAACTAGTCACAGGACGGCGAGCTCTGGATTACTCGCAGCAAAGCCTTGTATTGTGG gcAAAACCGTTACTCAAGAACAATGAGATTGGAGAGCTAGTTGATCCTGCTCTTGTTGATGATTATAATGCTCGACAAATGAATCTTGTGCTCTTGGCTGCTTCTTTATGCATACAACAATCTTCGATACGGCGGCCTCACATGATTCAG AGGAGTACAACTCGCCCAAGAACAGGCATGTCAATTGACCTGACAGGTTGA